One genomic region from Spirosoma sp. KCTC 42546 encodes:
- a CDS encoding S1C family serine protease — translation MDDEKDIESALHAYGDRIRFKQRLAKIQTGVDMNAMRLEADSYQSATEQSGQIRSLWQTYRTTLAVAASAAIITTFGSIFLYRSYQQSHQQEQQYSQLSKEIQAVKSYQRKMQNDLNGRGRGLSVNPAQVSGSGFLLTGDGYFVTNNHIVRDADSVYVQSTKGEVYKARVVYTDQTHDLAFLQLCDDSAFRTLPPVPYSFESRPSDLGERVYTLGYPREEIVYGEGYLSSGTGYRGDSTAYQVAIGVNPGNSGGPLLDEKGNVIGIISGKQTTSEGVSFAVKTNYLLEALNNIPVDSLKGQPLRLNKKNTLANLPRKKQIKRMQDYVYQVKVFKHKE, via the coding sequence ATGGACGACGAAAAAGACATTGAAAGCGCCCTGCATGCCTACGGCGACCGAATTCGGTTCAAGCAGCGGCTGGCAAAAATTCAGACTGGTGTCGATATGAACGCGATGCGTCTGGAGGCTGATTCATATCAGTCTGCAACGGAGCAGTCGGGGCAAATTCGTTCGTTATGGCAAACGTACCGTACTACGCTGGCCGTAGCTGCATCGGCGGCCATTATTACTACGTTCGGTTCTATTTTTCTATATCGGTCTTATCAGCAAAGCCATCAGCAAGAGCAGCAATATAGCCAGTTAAGTAAAGAAATTCAGGCGGTTAAGTCATATCAGCGTAAAATGCAGAATGATCTTAATGGCCGCGGCCGTGGCCTAAGTGTTAACCCGGCACAGGTTTCTGGTTCTGGCTTTTTACTAACGGGTGATGGCTATTTTGTAACGAACAATCACATTGTTCGCGATGCCGATTCCGTATACGTGCAAAGCACAAAAGGGGAAGTCTATAAAGCGCGGGTCGTTTATACAGACCAGACGCATGATCTGGCTTTCCTGCAACTCTGCGATGACAGCGCCTTCCGTACACTGCCTCCCGTTCCGTATAGCTTTGAGTCCCGGCCATCTGATCTTGGCGAGCGTGTTTACACACTCGGGTACCCTCGCGAAGAGATTGTGTATGGAGAGGGGTATCTAAGTTCCGGCACAGGTTACCGGGGTGATTCAACTGCCTATCAGGTAGCTATCGGTGTGAATCCTGGTAACTCAGGCGGTCCACTCCTGGACGAAAAAGGAAATGTGATCGGGATTATTAGCGGTAAGCAAACTACGTCAGAAGGGGTAAGTTTTGCTGTGAAAACCAACTATTTACTCGAAGCTCTCAATAACATTCCTGTTGATTCGCTGAAAGGCCAACCGCTGCGCCTGAATAAGAAGAACACACTGGCGAATTTACCACGCAAAAAGCAAATTAAGCGGATGCAGGACTACGTTTATCAGGTAAAAGTATTCAAGCATAAAGAGTAA